Proteins encoded together in one Microbacterium oxydans window:
- a CDS encoding DUF3054 domain-containing protein has translation MRYLPAVIVDVVLVLIFAAIGRASHDENPAGFLLTAWPFLIALLLGHLLAALLPGRPRRPWSLLWGAVVWVVTVAGGMLIRVLSGDTAEVPFIIVATIVLGVFLVGWRAITALLRRRRAAGTSDAGIAADVSDAADVSDDTVSDADVTTTHDDPEDQAR, from the coding sequence ATGAGGTACCTCCCCGCAGTCATCGTCGACGTCGTGCTCGTGCTGATCTTCGCCGCGATCGGACGTGCGTCGCACGACGAGAACCCCGCCGGCTTCCTGCTCACCGCCTGGCCCTTCCTGATCGCACTGCTCCTCGGGCATCTCCTCGCCGCTTTGCTCCCCGGTCGCCCGCGCCGGCCGTGGTCGCTGCTGTGGGGCGCGGTCGTGTGGGTCGTGACGGTCGCGGGCGGCATGCTCATCCGCGTGCTCAGCGGTGACACCGCCGAGGTGCCGTTCATCATCGTGGCGACGATCGTGCTCGGGGTGTTCCTCGTCGGCTGGCGCGCGATCACGGCCCTGCTGCGCCGCCGCCGCGCTGCGGGCACGTCGGACGCCGGCATCGCCGCGGACGTGTCGGACGCCGCGGACGTGTCAGACGACACCGTGTCGGACGCCGACGTCACCACGACGCACGACGACCCGGAGGATCAGGCGCGCTGA
- a CDS encoding 2-phosphosulfolactate phosphatase, translating to MPSPFDQSTYQVRLDWGTAGLARLAPADIVVVVDVLRFSSTVIDAVDSGADVSLEASASWSRNGAAVALAAAPDATVLVGGIRNAAAVARAVQTIQERRQERTSVAVIAAGELDADGTLRFAVEDQLGAGAIVLALSDRGIDHTAPDAAVAAEGFRALRGALRHMIGASGSGRELAVGVASTARIEESGLVPTSTADAAVLDATDVVPVRDEGSFIRFE from the coding sequence ATGCCGTCGCCGTTCGATCAGTCCACGTATCAGGTCCGTCTCGACTGGGGCACCGCGGGGCTCGCCCGCCTCGCACCCGCCGACATCGTCGTGGTCGTGGACGTGCTGCGGTTCTCGTCCACGGTCATCGACGCGGTCGACTCCGGCGCCGATGTGAGCCTGGAGGCGTCCGCGTCATGGTCGCGGAACGGCGCGGCCGTGGCCCTTGCCGCCGCTCCGGACGCGACCGTGCTGGTCGGGGGCATCCGCAACGCGGCCGCGGTGGCCCGAGCCGTTCAGACGATCCAGGAGCGTCGACAGGAGCGTACCTCGGTCGCGGTCATCGCCGCCGGTGAGCTCGACGCCGACGGGACGCTGCGGTTCGCGGTCGAGGATCAGCTCGGCGCGGGAGCGATCGTGCTGGCACTGTCGGATCGGGGCATCGACCACACTGCTCCCGATGCGGCCGTCGCCGCCGAGGGGTTCCGCGCCCTGCGCGGTGCGCTGCGACACATGATCGGTGCGAGCGGATCCGGGCGCGAGCTCGCCGTCGGCGTCGCTTCGACCGCTCGCATCGAGGAGTCCGGGCTGGTGCCGACGTCGACCGCGGATGCCGCCGTGCTCGACGCCACCGACGTCGTGCCGGTTCGCGACGAGGGCTCGTTCATCCGCTTCGAGTGA